Proteins encoded in a region of the Enterococcus gilvus ATCC BAA-350 genome:
- a CDS encoding HAD-IC family P-type ATPase has translation MKKKKIDVQTVEETFEDVEIPSDLNGLTHSEVQQRIDQGQVNQAEENLLKSDKEIIKENTINIFNILNFVLAVFVLLVGSPKNTLFFGVVIINTLIGIIQELRAKHTIDKLSVLAKTKAVVLREGRLQQVDQEEIVLGDILYLRNGDQVPVDGKLLSGMGVEVDESLLTGESDRVQKQLQDQLYSGSFVTAGECFYQGTAVGKDNFAEQLTSEAKTKKTDNSELTKVLNRMIAVLTIVIIPVGLGLFYSQYQASSSIKQAVLGTVAALVSMIPEGLMLLTSVAFAVGAANLARKKVLVQALPSIETLARVDVICLDKTGTITDGTLKFEDALLENVSEDRLRVIMGNLLNQLKDQNATAKALRDAFPAADTWQAEKIVPFSSARKWSGVTFKDQGSFAFGAPEFIFKNLSPELQKKIHPYLEEGQRVLVLVNYPGLLEEELLQEPQLLATLIISDNLRENARATFGYFAKQDVQLKVISGDHPLTVSKIAQKAGIKNAETFIDMSSLEEPIDYRALVANTTVFGRVTPKQKQSLIRALKVHHTVCMTGDGVNDVLALREADIGVAMANGSSAARAASDVILLDSDFARMQNVLNEGRRVINNIERVASMYLVKTIYSLILAVIFMIIASPYPFEPVQLTPINALTVGIPSFFLALKPSYERIKGDFLNNILRVSLPGALTVVGAVIVIQVANVLFDLDYQATSTMSVFLTGCVGLLVLYKVSFPLDKKKIALIAVLGTAYLSCYLFFREFFEFDKLWNRNLFFVLPLTFGIYWLFKGLTFVMDRLVAWRIRWQKKRQAKKNPQSRVI, from the coding sequence ATGAAAAAGAAAAAAATTGACGTTCAAACGGTGGAAGAAACTTTTGAGGATGTAGAGATTCCATCAGATTTGAATGGACTGACTCACTCTGAAGTTCAGCAACGAATAGATCAGGGGCAAGTCAATCAAGCGGAAGAAAATTTATTAAAGTCTGATAAAGAGATTATCAAAGAAAATACGATCAATATTTTCAATATTTTAAACTTTGTATTGGCAGTATTTGTACTGTTGGTGGGATCGCCGAAAAATACGTTGTTTTTCGGTGTCGTGATCATTAATACGTTGATCGGAATCATTCAGGAATTAAGAGCAAAACATACGATCGATAAATTATCGGTCTTGGCTAAAACGAAAGCAGTCGTCTTGAGAGAAGGCCGGCTGCAGCAGGTGGATCAGGAGGAGATTGTCTTAGGCGATATCCTATATCTGCGCAATGGAGACCAGGTCCCAGTAGATGGAAAATTGTTATCTGGAATGGGTGTAGAAGTCGATGAATCACTGTTGACCGGTGAATCAGATCGCGTCCAAAAACAGTTGCAGGATCAATTGTACAGCGGCAGCTTCGTAACCGCTGGGGAATGTTTCTATCAAGGAACGGCTGTTGGAAAAGATAATTTTGCGGAACAATTGACTAGTGAAGCGAAAACGAAAAAAACAGACAATTCTGAACTGACGAAGGTATTGAATCGCATGATCGCTGTTTTGACGATCGTGATCATCCCAGTAGGACTGGGCTTGTTTTATAGTCAATATCAAGCGTCCTCGTCAATCAAGCAGGCTGTTTTAGGAACGGTGGCAGCGTTGGTCAGTATGATTCCCGAAGGACTGATGTTACTGACGAGTGTGGCCTTTGCTGTTGGTGCAGCGAATCTGGCACGAAAAAAGGTATTGGTGCAGGCACTGCCTTCCATTGAAACGTTGGCACGAGTAGATGTTATCTGTCTGGACAAGACTGGGACGATCACGGATGGCACGTTGAAATTTGAGGATGCGTTGCTGGAAAATGTATCTGAGGATCGTTTGCGCGTAATCATGGGAAATTTATTAAACCAGCTCAAAGATCAAAATGCGACAGCGAAAGCCTTGCGGGATGCTTTTCCGGCGGCAGATACTTGGCAAGCAGAAAAAATCGTGCCATTTTCTTCTGCACGAAAATGGAGCGGCGTAACGTTTAAGGATCAAGGGAGTTTTGCGTTTGGGGCGCCAGAATTTATATTCAAAAATCTGTCTCCTGAATTGCAAAAGAAAATTCACCCTTATTTGGAGGAAGGACAGCGCGTTCTTGTTTTAGTAAACTATCCAGGCCTCCTAGAAGAAGAGCTTTTGCAGGAGCCGCAATTGCTTGCAACATTGATTATTTCCGACAATTTAAGAGAGAACGCGCGAGCCACCTTTGGTTATTTTGCAAAGCAGGATGTGCAGCTAAAGGTCATCTCTGGCGATCATCCATTGACCGTTTCAAAAATTGCCCAGAAAGCAGGTATCAAAAATGCAGAGACATTTATTGATATGTCCAGCTTAGAAGAGCCGATCGACTATAGAGCTTTAGTGGCAAATACAACGGTCTTTGGCCGAGTGACACCAAAGCAGAAGCAATCACTGATTCGAGCGTTAAAGGTCCATCATACAGTCTGCATGACGGGGGACGGCGTGAACGATGTGTTGGCGTTACGTGAAGCAGATATCGGTGTAGCGATGGCCAATGGAAGCAGTGCCGCAAGAGCTGCCTCGGATGTCATTCTATTGGATTCTGATTTTGCTCGAATGCAGAATGTTTTAAATGAAGGGCGTCGAGTGATCAATAATATCGAACGTGTAGCCTCGATGTATTTAGTAAAGACAATCTATTCATTGATCCTGGCAGTGATTTTTATGATCATTGCAAGTCCATACCCCTTTGAACCTGTCCAATTAACACCAATCAATGCCTTGACTGTAGGCATCCCGTCCTTCTTCTTGGCGTTGAAGCCAAGCTATGAACGGATTAAGGGCGATTTTTTAAATAATATTTTGCGGGTCTCTTTACCCGGCGCCTTGACCGTGGTCGGTGCGGTAATAGTCATCCAAGTTGCAAACGTATTATTTGATCTAGACTATCAAGCAACATCGACTATGTCTGTCTTCTTGACGGGGTGTGTAGGATTATTGGTCCTATACAAAGTTTCTTTCCCGTTGGACAAGAAGAAGATCGCGTTGATTGCAGTATTGGGCACGGCGTATCTAAGCTGCTATTTATTTTTTAGAGAGTTCTTTGAATTTGATAAACTATGGAACCGTAATTTGTTTTTTGTTCTTCCATTAACATTCGGAATTTATTGGCTATTCAAAGGTCTGACCTTTGTCATGGACCGATTGGTTGCATGGCGGATTCGCTGGCAAAAGAAACGTCAAGCGAAAAAAAATCCTCAATCTCGAGTCATTTAA
- a CDS encoding GNAT family N-acetyltransferase, translating to MIETERLYFRELQQTDKEALSAILQDEQTMYAYEGAFDDKEVQNWLDKQLSNYRRDGFGLWAVCLKDTGELIGQCGLTWQEVAGTPVLEIGYLFRRAFWHKGYAIEAARACKEYAFTHIKAEEVYSIIRDTNSASQKVAKRNGMVRCGEIVKHYRGVAMPHDVYRIKNGAA from the coding sequence ATGATTGAAACAGAGCGGCTCTATTTTCGTGAGCTGCAACAGACAGATAAAGAGGCACTAAGCGCTATTTTACAAGATGAACAAACGATGTATGCATATGAAGGCGCCTTTGACGATAAAGAGGTCCAAAACTGGTTGGATAAACAACTAAGCAACTATCGCCGTGATGGCTTTGGTTTATGGGCGGTCTGCTTGAAGGACACAGGTGAACTGATTGGTCAATGTGGTTTGACTTGGCAAGAAGTTGCAGGTACCCCTGTATTAGAGATCGGTTACTTGTTCCGACGGGCGTTTTGGCATAAAGGCTATGCGATCGAAGCGGCGAGGGCTTGTAAAGAATATGCGTTTACCCACATAAAAGCAGAAGAGGTTTATTCCATTATTCGTGATACGAATAGTGCTTCGCAGAAGGTGGCGAAAAGAAACGGCATGGTTCGTTGTGGAGAAATCGTTAAGCATTACCGAGGAGTGGCTATGCCACATGATGTTTATAGGATAAAGAACGGGGCTGCATGA
- a CDS encoding 3'-5' exoribonuclease YhaM family protein yields MKKIKELTVDEQFEMYVLIKNADVRLAKNGKKFIAFTFQDTSGTVDGKFWDASEEEIKRYKAGQVVLLNGKREMYQGNPQVKIIHLRTTKTDEPNDPALYMERAPIKREDMEEEFNKTLFEITNAHWNRIVRFLLNKYQKEFFEFPAAKRNHHAFAGGLAFHTLTMLHLGKAIAKEYPQINNSLLYAGIIIHDLGKVIELTGPSSTEYTVVGNLVGHLVLVDEEITKACAELKINDADEDIVVLRHMVLSHHGLLEYGSPVRPRIMEAEILHQIDNIDASMQMMSSAVKNAEPGMYTERIFGMDNRSFYVPKDI; encoded by the coding sequence ATGAAAAAAATCAAAGAATTAACGGTCGATGAGCAGTTTGAAATGTATGTGTTGATCAAGAATGCAGATGTCCGCTTAGCCAAAAATGGGAAAAAATTTATCGCGTTTACTTTTCAAGATACTTCTGGGACGGTCGATGGAAAATTTTGGGACGCATCTGAAGAAGAGATCAAACGCTATAAAGCTGGACAGGTCGTGTTATTGAACGGCAAACGAGAAATGTATCAAGGCAATCCGCAGGTCAAGATCATTCATCTACGTACAACGAAGACGGATGAACCAAATGATCCGGCACTGTATATGGAACGTGCGCCAATCAAGCGTGAAGATATGGAAGAAGAATTCAACAAAACGCTCTTTGAGATCACTAATGCGCATTGGAATCGTATCGTGCGCTTCCTATTAAATAAATATCAAAAAGAATTTTTTGAGTTTCCAGCGGCAAAACGCAATCATCATGCGTTTGCAGGTGGATTAGCCTTTCACACGTTAACCATGCTTCATCTAGGAAAAGCGATCGCGAAGGAGTACCCTCAGATAAACAACTCGTTACTTTATGCAGGAATCATTATTCACGATTTAGGCAAAGTAATTGAATTGACGGGTCCGTCTTCTACCGAATATACAGTCGTAGGAAACCTAGTAGGCCACCTCGTTTTAGTGGATGAAGAGATCACTAAAGCCTGCGCTGAACTGAAAATCAATGATGCAGATGAAGACATCGTTGTCCTGCGTCATATGGTCTTGTCCCATCATGGGTTATTAGAATATGGATCGCCTGTCCGTCCACGAATCATGGAAGCAGAGATCCTGCATCAAATCGATAATATCGATGCGTCAATGCAAATGATGTCTAGTGCGGTGAAAAATGCAGAACCAGGAATGTACACAGAACGCATTTTTGGAATGGATAACCGCAGTTTTTATGTTCCAAAAGATATTTAA
- a CDS encoding ATP-binding protein, translating into MWIKKAEITSFGKWRQQSFLFEAKNQLVYGLNEAGKSTLYQFIQAILFGFPAKRKKGQDYTPNDGSGFGGRLLIVHPTYGSVTVERYKAKNKGKAKVWLEDGQQGDDEFLEKILYPLNQQLFRQVFTFQQEQLQQLETLSEENLHEALISMGLSGSNELFEQRMKLKNNYETIYRPRGRKQPLNQALQQYQELKQKIKEKEAQELGFQQLVRQAEDEKRSVSQQAASNRKLQESQLGLEQQRMNWSGYAEFLELQQLDLHALATEEERAQLQDFYQDYQQLMKEQEKLHAALQKYSGNQESARYYFYLENEQRIQQLLDEKVTITRMLDEEQRLAIKLAQTDDAPVNWQQNLPRPFADEQAIQQLFEPLQTQQKVVEEQRIRLRLVKEQRDQAEASLNDYEQKHPELFNKKKNPPWFFLAAGVTVLIAFFVPAPFRYLLMIAAVVCGILGVMRQSKPANKDTWQEKLGQLDIYEGQVAEMTEKAAKGQQKVQRLSEKLQTEVLQRNLSSVENEFSLIQENQRALNYLSLLKSNKELQQRQSVLRQQLMQYEQQFEFLADWLPLHEKNLSEKMTTLEQFAKEMEQIRFAQTYQENTVLQQRIHEAQKQQQQLLEQQQPVLQQLRIAYPSEIPAFLQRESELLQKQARLGELTETILPLFKNETTLAKIEESLRTLKQELQEGEALLQQLQEQEQRSRLQIQQMQADGTLDSLYQKESQQRALVEKLTTDYAVAKLENQLLQDIATELSEQQLPELLKQATSYFRELTNNAHSRLDFSEGLLTVDELSLYNLSTGTKDQVMMAFRFAYVALQQQYPLCPVIIDDGWLHYDHQRKYQFAKLLQQFSQNYQVICLSSDQEMVSYYQELHQPIWELKGVQR; encoded by the coding sequence ATGTGGATTAAAAAAGCAGAGATCACAAGTTTTGGCAAATGGCGTCAGCAGTCGTTCCTGTTCGAAGCGAAAAATCAATTGGTCTATGGCCTAAATGAAGCCGGAAAATCAACACTGTATCAGTTTATTCAAGCGATTCTATTTGGCTTTCCTGCAAAACGAAAAAAGGGCCAAGACTATACGCCAAATGACGGTAGCGGTTTTGGTGGGCGCTTGCTGATTGTTCATCCAACCTATGGATCGGTAACGGTCGAGCGATACAAAGCCAAAAATAAAGGCAAAGCGAAGGTCTGGTTGGAGGATGGGCAGCAAGGCGATGATGAATTTCTAGAAAAGATTCTTTATCCGTTAAATCAGCAGTTGTTTCGCCAAGTCTTTACCTTTCAGCAGGAACAACTTCAGCAGTTAGAGACTCTGAGTGAAGAAAATCTTCATGAGGCATTGATTTCAATGGGGTTGTCTGGCAGCAATGAATTATTTGAGCAACGGATGAAGCTAAAAAATAACTACGAAACAATCTATCGTCCTCGAGGAAGAAAGCAGCCGTTGAATCAAGCGTTGCAGCAGTATCAAGAATTGAAACAAAAGATCAAAGAGAAGGAAGCGCAAGAACTCGGTTTTCAGCAGCTTGTTCGCCAAGCAGAGGACGAGAAGCGAAGCGTCAGCCAGCAAGCAGCAAGCAATCGAAAGCTGCAAGAAAGTCAGTTAGGTCTCGAGCAGCAGCGTATGAACTGGTCAGGTTACGCAGAATTTTTAGAGTTGCAGCAATTGGATCTGCACGCATTGGCGACCGAAGAAGAGCGGGCGCAGCTGCAAGACTTCTATCAAGATTATCAGCAATTAATGAAAGAACAGGAAAAGCTGCACGCTGCTCTACAGAAGTACAGTGGGAACCAAGAGTCTGCGCGCTATTATTTCTATTTAGAAAATGAACAACGCATCCAGCAATTGCTGGATGAAAAAGTCACGATCACTCGAATGCTGGATGAAGAACAGCGACTGGCGATCAAACTAGCTCAAACAGATGATGCTCCGGTAAATTGGCAGCAGAATTTGCCGCGCCCCTTTGCCGATGAGCAAGCGATCCAGCAGCTTTTCGAGCCGCTTCAGACCCAGCAAAAGGTAGTAGAAGAACAACGCATTCGATTACGTTTGGTCAAAGAACAGCGGGATCAAGCGGAGGCTAGTCTTAATGACTACGAACAAAAACATCCGGAGCTGTTTAATAAAAAGAAAAATCCGCCATGGTTCTTTCTCGCCGCAGGCGTTACTGTACTGATAGCATTCTTTGTCCCAGCACCATTTCGCTATCTTTTGATGATCGCCGCTGTAGTCTGCGGAATCCTAGGCGTGATGCGGCAAAGTAAACCAGCCAATAAGGATACTTGGCAGGAGAAGCTGGGCCAATTAGACATTTATGAAGGTCAAGTAGCAGAAATGACCGAAAAAGCAGCTAAAGGACAACAAAAAGTACAGCGTCTTTCAGAAAAGCTTCAAACGGAGGTGCTGCAAAGAAATCTGTCTAGTGTTGAGAATGAATTTTCACTGATACAAGAAAATCAACGTGCCTTGAACTATTTGTCTTTACTGAAGTCAAATAAAGAATTGCAGCAACGACAATCGGTATTGCGTCAACAATTGATGCAGTATGAGCAGCAGTTTGAATTTTTAGCAGATTGGCTGCCGCTGCATGAAAAGAATCTATCAGAAAAAATGACAACGCTGGAGCAATTTGCTAAAGAGATGGAACAGATTCGCTTTGCTCAGACCTACCAAGAGAATACCGTTTTACAGCAACGGATCCATGAGGCGCAAAAGCAGCAGCAACAGCTTTTAGAACAACAGCAACCGGTATTGCAACAGCTACGAATCGCTTATCCATCAGAAATTCCTGCCTTTTTACAACGGGAATCGGAATTGCTTCAAAAGCAAGCACGTTTAGGTGAATTAACCGAAACGATCTTACCGCTGTTTAAAAATGAAACGACGCTTGCAAAAATCGAGGAATCTCTGCGTACCCTAAAACAGGAGCTTCAAGAAGGAGAAGCACTGTTGCAACAACTACAGGAGCAGGAGCAACGCTCTCGTTTGCAGATTCAGCAAATGCAGGCGGATGGCACGTTAGATAGTCTTTATCAAAAAGAGAGTCAGCAACGTGCGCTGGTAGAAAAATTGACGACGGATTATGCAGTAGCAAAGCTGGAAAATCAATTGCTGCAGGACATTGCGACAGAACTATCCGAACAGCAATTACCTGAATTATTAAAACAGGCAACGAGTTATTTTCGAGAATTGACGAACAATGCCCATAGCCGGTTGGATTTTTCTGAAGGACTGTTGACCGTCGACGAGTTGAGCCTCTATAATCTTTCAACGGGGACTAAGGATCAGGTTATGATGGCCTTTCGCTTTGCGTACGTTGCTTTGCAGCAGCAATACCCATTATGCCCAGTAATTATTGATGATGGCTGGCTGCATTACGACCATCAGCGGAAGTATCAGTTTGCCAAATTATTACAGCAATTTAGCCAAAATTATCAAGTCATTTGTTTGTCATCTGATCAAGAAATGGTAAGCTATTACCAAGAGCTTCACCAGCCAATCTGGGAATTGAAGGGAGTCCAACGATGA
- a CDS encoding metallophosphoesterase family protein — protein MKFLHAADLHLDRSFEGLTTIPEYFQENLVTANKKMLENIVDTAITEAVDFILFAGDTFHQNRPTLKTQRYFFQEMARLDEAKIPVFMNFGNHDFYQAERYWFDFPETIQLFDNEQVETKKFVTTMGETVAITSFSYQHSTISDAMIEQFPHKEAVDFQIGMYHGGQMPYAPFQLTELATKGYDYWALGHIHVPQVLLQQPYVVYPGTPQGHTQKETNLAGVTVVESQGNQLIPRNVSVEAIRWEKRTLSLASVRQPRELFPLIRELTADLPTLIHLEFKDTENLGEELAYQVASGELAEALQEEVPQTIFLWQVTLAERPTERPYLAVDQQLVEQLIATYQAPDIFNELLSDLEQHPQVHYLMDQAFKSTTLAMLNERMTKNYRFRRDADVD, from the coding sequence ATGAAATTTTTACATGCAGCTGATTTGCATCTGGATCGCTCATTTGAAGGTCTGACGACGATACCAGAATACTTTCAAGAAAACCTTGTGACAGCGAACAAAAAAATGCTGGAAAATATCGTAGATACAGCAATTACAGAAGCTGTTGATTTCATTTTGTTCGCTGGCGATACGTTCCATCAAAATCGTCCTACCTTAAAAACTCAACGTTATTTCTTTCAAGAGATGGCGCGCTTGGATGAAGCGAAAATTCCAGTCTTCATGAATTTTGGAAATCATGATTTTTATCAAGCAGAACGTTATTGGTTTGATTTTCCAGAGACGATTCAGTTATTCGACAATGAACAGGTGGAAACGAAAAAATTTGTGACAACGATGGGGGAGACTGTTGCTATTACGAGTTTTAGTTATCAGCATTCCACGATCAGTGACGCGATGATCGAACAATTTCCTCACAAAGAGGCGGTTGATTTTCAAATCGGGATGTATCATGGTGGTCAGATGCCTTATGCGCCCTTTCAGCTAACCGAATTAGCAACAAAGGGTTATGATTATTGGGCATTGGGACATATCCATGTGCCGCAAGTTTTATTGCAGCAGCCTTATGTGGTTTATCCGGGAACACCTCAGGGACACACGCAAAAGGAAACAAATCTGGCAGGTGTAACGGTGGTGGAAAGCCAAGGCAATCAACTGATTCCGAGAAACGTTTCAGTTGAAGCGATTCGTTGGGAAAAACGGACGCTTTCCCTAGCTAGCGTGCGTCAGCCACGCGAACTCTTTCCTTTGATACGAGAGCTTACAGCGGATTTGCCCACGTTAATACATCTGGAGTTCAAGGATACAGAAAACTTGGGTGAGGAATTGGCTTATCAAGTGGCGTCAGGTGAGCTGGCAGAGGCGTTACAAGAAGAAGTGCCTCAAACTATTTTCCTATGGCAAGTAACGTTAGCAGAACGGCCGACGGAAAGACCGTATCTTGCCGTGGATCAACAGTTGGTAGAACAGTTGATCGCGACGTATCAAGCGCCTGATATTTTTAATGAATTACTAAGTGATTTGGAACAACATCCGCAAGTACATTATTTAATGGATCAAGCATTTAAATCAACGACGTTGGCAATGTTAAATGAAAGAATGACAAAGAATTATCGATTTAGGAGGGACGCCGATGTGGATTAA
- a CDS encoding ABC transporter ATP-binding protein: MNTFQIEKLSKVYGAKESKVIALDEITLDIPKNRFIVILGESGSGKSTLLNMIGCMDKPSSGTILFEGQDLTGLSKAQMTEFRKNKIGFVFQSYNLLPDLSALENVEFSTELVSKNRQDAEEALTACRSKRPNHSLSGGAFGR; encoded by the coding sequence ATGAATACTTTCCAAATTGAAAAGCTATCTAAAGTTTACGGCGCTAAAGAATCAAAAGTTATCGCACTGGATGAGATTACTCTGGATATCCCTAAGAATCGCTTTATTGTAATTTTGGGTGAGAGTGGCTCAGGAAAATCGACCCTCTTGAATATGATCGGCTGCATGGACAAGCCGAGCTCAGGAACTATTCTGTTTGAAGGACAAGATCTCACTGGACTTTCCAAAGCTCAAATGACTGAATTCCGAAAAAATAAAATTGGCTTTGTTTTTCAAAGCTACAATTTATTGCCTGATTTAAGTGCCTTAGAAAATGTAGAATTTTCTACAGAGCTAGTCAGTAAAAACAGACAAGACGCTGAAGAAGCATTGACAGCTTGTCGGTCTAAAAGACCGAATCACTCACTTTCCGGGGGAGCTTTCGGGCGGTGA
- a CDS encoding ATP-binding cassette domain-containing protein has product MTHFPGELSGGEQQRVSIARAIAKKPEILLCDEPTGALDFETGITILGVLKDIQTATENTVIFITHNKEIAKIADTVIRLRSGKILSIEENDSPLSPMEVEW; this is encoded by the coding sequence ATCACTCACTTTCCGGGGGAGCTTTCGGGCGGTGAACAGCAACGTGTCTCCATCGCTCGGGCCATTGCTAAAAAGCCGGAGATTTTATTATGTGATGAACCAACCGGTGCACTAGATTTTGAAACGGGGATCACTATTTTAGGTGTTTTAAAGGACATTCAAACTGCTACTGAAAATACCGTTATCTTTATTACTCACAATAAAGAGATCGCAAAAATCGCCGATACGGTCATCCGACTTCGAAGCGGGAAAATTTTATCTATTGAAGAAAATGACTCCCCGCTGTCCCCTATGGAGGTGGAATGGTAA
- a CDS encoding ABC transporter permease, which translates to MRVQTILSIRKIKNNFAQMLGMGLLILIAALFFTTLFTFKIIYEEEVTALFRQQHYAAVTLTGNFTADDTKKLEASPHTSTIEKRTVQDFRSGDKTVRLISLSTKLNQVILEKGHLPKSTAECVLISQYARQNKIKLNDTFTVNGQKLNVVGIVRSPEYIYYSQSERSFSADSKTFAVAFVSKNFFPSANQLLLASTTSIKEAEIKKLLPYQSFTAQKDQINYQMYQGDLDQFVSFAYIFPTIFWLLSFGIIFIILRRTLLKEHKQIGLLKALGTTNFSIIRIYTRQFVLLGLFSSLIGCLLSYPVTELLFRIFSGMIELPTLAYHIDSRYWVISLMISTLGCGVFSLCSMLDILKEYPAISMRQRIPKVKRTRVPSRFLSSLSFNTRYAFAASLRNKGRFFLMVLGMSASTGLLLFSLGFNDSIRGVADHYFQTFAKYDFIVQLPEPLPLDQTIIQTSSVIDRQEAALQLTGTVHDEDYPLIITSSDITILNLPTEKLDQGLVIPEYYAKKWHVSVGDQITINEKKATISAVLPLSMGLAVYTSYDYARTRFKELPAVYNTLYVTSDHPSKGVKQLKEKNLFYTTAEEDKQTFRSLLDNMGILIVLLVICSVILGATVIFCLNLMNLTIREFEYMLMNIMGYSKRRILQTINKENLLQLLLSIPLGFFAGNWLLAAIKEQFSQNSFAMQPSIRLESYIFTALVVSIISSFRLLISNRYIEGLAIVEGLKVQEE; encoded by the coding sequence ATGCGTGTACAGACAATTCTTTCTATTCGAAAAATAAAAAACAATTTTGCTCAAATGCTCGGCATGGGGTTGTTGATTCTCATCGCTGCCTTGTTTTTTACAACGCTGTTTACTTTCAAAATAATCTATGAAGAAGAAGTGACCGCTTTATTCCGTCAACAGCATTATGCAGCTGTCACCTTAACGGGGAATTTTACTGCTGACGATACGAAAAAATTGGAAGCTTCGCCTCACACCTCTACTATTGAGAAGCGGACTGTACAAGATTTTCGCAGCGGAGACAAAACGGTGCGCCTGATTTCTCTTTCGACAAAGCTGAATCAAGTAATTTTGGAGAAAGGACATCTCCCAAAGTCCACAGCAGAATGTGTCCTCATTAGTCAATACGCGCGTCAGAATAAAATAAAATTGAATGACACCTTCACGGTCAATGGACAAAAATTAAACGTAGTCGGCATTGTTCGCTCACCGGAATACATCTACTACTCGCAAAGTGAACGCTCTTTTTCTGCTGATTCGAAAACATTCGCGGTTGCTTTTGTTTCAAAAAATTTCTTTCCTTCTGCAAATCAACTTTTACTAGCCAGTACAACAAGCATCAAGGAAGCTGAGATAAAAAAGCTTCTTCCTTATCAATCCTTCACAGCTCAAAAAGATCAAATCAACTATCAAATGTATCAAGGTGATTTAGATCAATTTGTCTCTTTCGCATACATCTTTCCTACGATCTTCTGGCTGCTGTCTTTTGGGATCATCTTTATTATTCTGAGGCGGACGTTGCTCAAGGAACACAAGCAGATCGGTCTATTAAAAGCTCTGGGCACGACTAATTTTTCCATCATTAGGATATACACTAGACAATTTGTGCTGCTAGGCCTTTTTAGTTCATTGATAGGTTGTTTGCTGAGTTACCCTGTTACGGAGTTGTTATTCCGCATTTTTAGCGGCATGATCGAACTGCCTACTCTGGCCTATCATATTGACTCTCGCTATTGGGTGATTTCGTTAATGATTTCCACACTTGGTTGCGGCGTTTTTTCCTTGTGCTCCATGCTTGATATTCTCAAGGAGTATCCAGCCATTTCTATGAGGCAGAGAATTCCAAAAGTAAAAAGGACACGTGTGCCTTCAAGATTCCTTTCCTCCTTGTCCTTCAATACTCGTTACGCTTTTGCTGCCTCGTTAAGAAATAAAGGACGCTTTTTTCTAATGGTCCTTGGGATGTCCGCTTCAACGGGTCTATTGTTATTCTCATTAGGCTTTAACGACTCTATCCGAGGCGTGGCGGATCATTATTTTCAAACATTTGCCAAGTATGACTTTATTGTTCAATTACCGGAACCCCTCCCACTCGATCAAACAATCATACAGACTTCTTCTGTGATCGATCGCCAAGAAGCGGCATTGCAGCTTACAGGGACCGTCCACGATGAAGACTATCCGCTGATCATTACCTCATCAGATATAACCATTTTGAATCTGCCAACGGAAAAACTGGATCAGGGCTTGGTGATTCCTGAATATTATGCAAAAAAATGGCACGTATCCGTCGGCGATCAAATAACCATCAATGAAAAAAAAGCAACGATTTCTGCTGTTCTTCCGCTAAGTATGGGGTTAGCGGTCTATACTTCCTATGATTACGCGCGCACGCGCTTTAAGGAATTGCCAGCAGTCTACAATACCCTTTATGTAACTTCAGATCACCCTAGCAAGGGCGTAAAGCAATTAAAAGAAAAGAACCTTTTTTATACGACCGCCGAAGAAGATAAACAAACCTTTCGTTCTTTGTTGGACAACATGGGAATACTGATTGTTTTATTAGTGATTTGTTCAGTGATTCTAGGTGCTACAGTTATTTTCTGCCTGAACTTAATGAATTTGACTATTCGAGAATTTGAATACATGCTTATGAATATCATGGGGTATTCCAAACGACGAATTCTGCAAACGATCAATAAGGAAAATCTGCTGCAGCTCCTATTATCAATTCCTCTAGGTTTTTTTGCAGGAAACTGGCTATTAGCGGCTATAAAAGAACAGTTTTCACAAAATAGTTTTGCAATGCAGCCCAGTATCCGGTTGGAATCCTATATTTTTACAGCGCTGGTCGTGAGTATCATTAGTAGTTTTCGTTTGTTGATTTCCAATCGGTACATTGAAGGATTAGCTATTGTTGAAGGGTTGAAAGTTCAAGAAGAATAA